One Rhinoderma darwinii isolate aRhiDar2 chromosome 6, aRhiDar2.hap1, whole genome shotgun sequence DNA window includes the following coding sequences:
- the LOC142656378 gene encoding hemoglobin subunit alpha-5-like, whose protein sequence is MTFSEAEKAAITSIWAKVAGHADDIGAEALERLFLSFPQTKTYFSHFDLSHDSKDLHSHGGKVVNAIGNAAQHLDDIDHALSSLSDLHAQKLRVDPGNFRLLSHSIQVTLAVHFPKEFNAVAQAAWDKFLSVVSSVLVSKYR, encoded by the exons ATGACTTTTTCTGAAGCTGAGAAGGCAGCCATCACCTCCATCTGGGCCAAGGTTGCTGGCCATGCTGATGATATTGGAGCAGAGGCTCTGGAAAG GCTCTTCCTGAGCTTCCCTCAGACCAAAACCTACTTCAGCCACTTCGACCTAAGCCATGACTCCAAGGATCTCCATAGCCATGGTGGAAAGGTTGTGAATGCCATTGGTAATGCTGCCCAACACCTGGATGACATTGACCATGCTCTGTCCTCCCTCAGTGACCTGCATGCCCAGAAGCTCAGGGTTGACCCTGGCAACTTCAGA CTGCTGTCCCACTCCATCCAGGTGACTCTGGCTGTCCATTTCCCTAAGGAATTCAATGCTGTTGCTCAGGCTGCTTGGGACAAGTTCCTGTCTGTTGTGTCTTCCGTTCTGGTGTCCAAGTACAGATAA